From a single Brassica oleracea var. oleracea cultivar TO1000 unplaced genomic scaffold, BOL UnpScaffold01428, whole genome shotgun sequence genomic region:
- the LOC106321319 gene encoding multicopper oxidase LPR1, whose amino-acid sequence MDSMLCRRGMNIAMVLILTLTWLGGSCGEFEEQLFEVGKLKMFVDELPDMPRLHGFHSVYGVLKPISLQIGMFYTKWKFHRDLPPTPVFAYGTSRRSATVPGPTIEAVYGVDTYVTWRNHLPSSHILPLDLTISPAAPKHGGIPTVVHLHGGIHEPSSDGNADAWFTAGFRETGPKWTKTTMHYENMQQPGNMWYHDHAMGLTRVNLLAGLVGAYILRHDTVEAPLRLPTGNEFDRPLVVFDRSFRKDGSIYMNATGNNPSIHPQWQPEYFGDAIIVNGKAWPRLSVRRRRYRFRIINASNARFFRFFFSNGLDFVVVGSDSAYLFKPVTTKWVLLSPSEIVDVVVDFSRSPSRTAVLANDAPYPYPGGDPVNEESGKVMKFIISDEYEADTWTIPKKLINYPSADVLNAVLTRSISMYEYVSDSDEPTHLYVNGLPYDAPVTETPKAGTTEVWEVINLTEDNHPLHIHLGLFKVVEQTALLATGLEEFKGCMTKYNDAVRCQISKYARGKKTAVTAHERGWKNVFKMMPGHVTRILVRFSYIHSNASYPFDPTQEPGYVYHCHILDHEDNMMMRPLKVIK is encoded by the exons ATGGACTCTATGTTGTGTCGGAGGGGGATGAACATAGCCATGGTGCTAATACTAACGTTGACGTGGCTCGGTGGCAGTTGCGGGGAGTTCGAGGAACAATTATTCGAAGTTGGGAAGCTAAAGATGTTCGTTGATGAGCTCCCAGATATGCCAAGGCTCCACGGCTTTCACTCTGTTTATGGCGTCCTCAAACCCATTTCTCTTCAAATCGGCATGTTCTACACCAAATGg AAATTCCACAGAGATTTGCCTCCCACACCTGTATTTGCATACGGTACATCGCGAAGAAGTGCAACAGTCCCTGGTCCCACGATCGAAGCTGTCTATGGAGTAGACACGTACGTGACATGGCGAAACCACCTCCCTTCATCTCACATCCTCCCTCTGGATCTCACAATCTCCCCGGCTGCCCCGAAACACGGCGGAATCCCCACGGTGGTTCACTTACACGGCGGAATCCACGAACCATCAAGCGATGGAAACGCTGACGCATGGTTCACTGCCGGTTTCAGAGAAACAGGACCCAAATGGACCAAAACGACTATGCATTACGAGAACATGCAGCAGCCTGGTAACATGTGGTACCACGACCACGCCATGGGTTTGACCCGAGTCAACCTTCTCGCTGGTTTGGTAGGCGCGTACATTCTCCGCCACGACACCGTCGAAGCTCCTCTCCGGCTACCCACCGGCAACGAGTTTGACCGGCCGTTGGTCGTTTTCGACCGTAGCTTCCGTAAGGACGGTTCCATTTACATGAACGCCACCGGGAACAACCCGTCGATACATCCGCAATGGCAACCGGAATACTTCGGCGACGCAATCATCGTTAACGGAAAGGCATGGCCGAGATTATCCGTCCGGCGCCGGAGATACAGGTTCCGCATCATTAATGCCAGCAACGCTAGGTTTTTCAGGTTCTTCTTTTCCAACGGTCTCGACTTCGTGGTCGTTGGTTCCGACTCGGCGTATTTGTTTAAACCGGTCACGACCAAGTGGGTTCTCTTGTCCCCGTCGGAAATAGTAGATGTTGTCGTCGATTTTTCGAGATCACCGTCGCGTACGGCGGTGCTCGCCAACGACGCGCCGTATCCTTACCCTGGTGGTGATCCGGTCAACGAAGAAAGCGGAAAGGTTATGAAATTTATAATCAGCGATGAGTATGAGGCTGACACGTGGACTATTCCGAAGAAGCTCATTAACTATCCGTCAGCTGACGTGTTAAATGCCGTGCTGACTCGGTCTATATCTATGTACGAATACGTTAGTGACTCGGACGAGCCAACTCATTTGTACGTCAACGGCTTACCCTACGATGCTCCGGTGACGGAAACTCCAAAAGCAGGAACCACCGAG GTGTGGGAAGTGATTAACTTGACGGAGGATAACCATCCGTTACACATTCATCTTGGACTGTTTAAAGTGGTGGAGCAAACGGCGTTACTAGCGACAGGATTGGAGGAGTTTAAGGGGTGTATGACAAAATACAATGACGCCGTCAGGTGCCAAATTAGCAAATACGCACGTGGAAAAAAGACGGCGGTGACGGCGCACGAGAGGGGTTGGAAGAACGTGTTCAAGATGATGCCAGGACATGTTACGAGGATACTGGTTCGGTTCTCTTATATCCACAGTAACGCATCTTACCCGTTCGACCCGACCCAAGAACCCGGCTACGTCTACCATTGTCAC ATATTGGACCATGAGGACAATATGATGATGAGGCCGCTTAAAGTCATCAAGTGA